One Capsicum annuum cultivar UCD-10X-F1 chromosome 2, UCD10Xv1.1, whole genome shotgun sequence genomic window carries:
- the LOC107861395 gene encoding transcription factor HEC1, whose amino-acid sequence MLCSKEHFSWLYPLNPFSPFSFPYFYISLLFFYLTSYKQIMDLQDIAQSLELGFSSSNIEMIPLQPPVHNSNYLMTSPPSNFSFMGNPIEEPAVPILSSIDEIIASTHGSGNEYSCLQKRNSMEVMREMIFRMAMMQPIHIDPESVKPPKRKNVKISKDPQSVAARHRRERISERIRILQRLVPGGTKMDTASMLDEAVHYVKFLKKQLQSLEQAAVNNRPMGSGFSTAMSSPGPMNYNSSSIRSCQTHPSMNSSAQMLS is encoded by the coding sequence ATGCTGTGCTCAAAGGAACATTTCTCATGGTTGTATCCTCTGAATCCTTTTAGCCCATTTTCATTCCCATATTTCTACATatcacttctttttttctacCTTACAAGTTACAAGCAAATCATGGATTTACAAGATATTGCTCAATCACTAGAACTTGGATTCTCCAGCAGCAATATTGAAATGATACCCTTGCAACCACCAGTCCATAACTCTAATTACCTAATGACTTCTCCTCCCTCTAATTTCTCATTCATGGGCAATCCGATTGAAGAGCCCGCGGTGCCAATTCTTTCATCGATCGATGAAATTATTGCATCGACTCATGGTAGCGGAAATGAATATTCATGTTTACAAAAGAGAAACTCTATGGAGGTTATGAGGGAGATGATTTTCCGTATGGCGATGATGCAGCCGATTCATATTGACCCTGAATCAGTGAAGCCACCCAAAAGAAAGAATGTCAAGATATCGAAGGATCCACAGAGCGTAGCAGCGCGGCATAGGAGGGAACGAATAAGCGAAAGGATAAGGATTTTGCAAAGATTAGTCCCTGGAGGAACCAAAATGGACACTGCTTCTATGTTAGATGAGGCTGTCCATTATGTTAAGTTTCTAAAGAAGCAACTTCAATCTTTAGAGCAAGCTGCGGTTAATAATAGGCCAATGGGTTCTGGATTTTCAACAGCAATGTCATCACCAGGGCCAATGAATTATAATTCAAGTTCTATCAGATCATGCCAGACTCATCCATCCATGAACTCTAGTGCACAAATGCTAAGTTAA